In uncultured Bacteroides sp., one genomic interval encodes:
- a CDS encoding DUF47 family protein yields MKINTLLSMFAPKDVKFFPMLEETASVLSQSSTYLQELFSCENAERRNELCKLIKAEEVKGDKVTGSIIHELNNTFITPFDREDVHALADVMDDVIDTINRCAQKVLLYQPTSFPQHTITLVEIIKKGSNEILNAANELSNIKKTDLRLRAHCKEIKRLEEEADVVYEEAIMSLFKGATNNSYSAVELIKLKEIIQELEKAVNKINSTGKVITTILVKYA; encoded by the coding sequence ATGAAAATTAATACTTTATTGAGCATGTTTGCTCCAAAAGATGTTAAGTTTTTCCCCATGTTGGAAGAAACAGCCAGTGTCCTCTCCCAGTCTTCAACCTATCTTCAGGAACTTTTTTCTTGTGAAAATGCAGAGCGCAGAAATGAACTGTGCAAACTTATTAAAGCAGAAGAAGTTAAAGGTGACAAAGTTACCGGGAGCATTATCCATGAATTAAACAACACATTCATTACTCCTTTTGACAGGGAAGATGTTCATGCCCTTGCTGATGTTATGGATGATGTTATTGACACAATTAACCGTTGTGCTCAAAAAGTACTACTTTATCAACCAACAAGTTTCCCTCAACACACTATTACTTTGGTTGAAATTATCAAAAAAGGTAGCAACGAAATTCTGAATGCTGCTAATGAATTATCAAACATTAAAAAGACAGATCTTCGTCTTCGCGCTCACTGCAAAGAGATTAAAAGATTAGAAGAAGAAGCAGACGTTGTATATGAAGAAGCTATTATGAGTCTTTTCAAGGGAGCAACAAATAATTCTTATAGTGCTGTAGAGCTTATAAAATTGAAAGAAATTATTCAGGAACTTGAAAAAGCTGTAAATAAGATCAATAGTACAGGAAAGGTTATCACTACAATTCTTGTAAAATACGCCTGA
- a CDS encoding Crp/Fnr family transcriptional regulator, with protein MSTFVIISNNLFRNLKETDKIRMFIVSVIDLNDEEWSLLNNFIEIRHLKKNEFFLIEGNVCDSIAFINYGLFIYYKILDNADEKTTDFAVEGEWITNNHSRLNNSPSHLYIKAIEDSEVLIIKSKDLEYLYKRMPKLERFGRILMEQAFVKLVQLSIDLQILPAKERYEKLLKNYPEIFQRLPLYHIANYLGIAPKSLSRIRNSF; from the coding sequence ATGAGTACTTTTGTTATTATTAGTAACAATTTATTTCGGAATTTGAAAGAGACTGATAAAATAAGGATGTTTATAGTTTCTGTCATTGATCTCAATGACGAAGAATGGTCTTTGCTAAATAATTTTATTGAAATCAGGCATTTAAAGAAAAATGAGTTTTTCCTTATAGAAGGAAACGTGTGTGACTCGATAGCCTTTATAAACTATGGTTTATTTATCTATTACAAAATACTGGATAATGCGGATGAAAAGACTACAGACTTTGCCGTTGAAGGGGAATGGATTACTAATAACCACAGCCGGTTAAACAATTCTCCGTCTCATCTCTACATCAAAGCCATTGAGGATTCTGAAGTATTGATAATTAAAAGCAAAGATCTGGAATACTTATATAAAAGAATGCCTAAGCTTGAACGGTTTGGGAGGATTCTCATGGAACAGGCATTCGTAAAGTTGGTTCAGCTTAGCATTGATTTGCAGATACTTCCTGCAAAAGAACGCTATGAAAAGTTACTAAAAAACTATCCGGAGATTTTTCAAAGGTTGCCCTTATATCATATAGCTAATTATCTTGGAATTGCTCCCAAGTCACTTAGCCGCATAAGAAATTCTTTTTGA
- a CDS encoding glycoside hydrolase family 28 protein — MKKIFVFAILISSLLTAFSQEVPTSSQVGALKLPDTIAQIVAPFEMPKLVKPEFPDRTINIESVGAQQNKLCTNIIQKAINKLSSKGGGTVVVPAGQWLTGRIILKSNVNLHLDKDAELHFSGDIKDCLPVVFTRNEGIELYSLGAFIYANGATNIALTGQGKLVGPSRDCEILKKQMEGVVIEKYISTPVEKRIFDGKDGKPVFLPMFFAPMNCKNVFVEGVTFEKTLFWNVVPQYCENVIIRGITVNSVGIFRSDGIDIDSSKNILVEYCTLDCGDDCFTLKSGRCEDGLRVNKPSENIIIRYCLAKRGGGSVTCGSETAGMIRNMYVHDCVFDGTKNGILFKTRRNRGGGGENLYYERIRLNIPGPAIKWDMLGSSMHVGELANRLPARSITPLTPSYKNIFMKDIVIENCDKFIRAIGIPEKKISNVVIENCNVSSKALVEISDVDGFVVKNTQIKTNNSAMNIAGANNIIWDNVKITTKD; from the coding sequence ATGAAGAAAATATTTGTATTTGCAATTTTAATATCCAGTTTGTTAACTGCGTTTAGTCAGGAAGTGCCTACAAGCAGCCAGGTTGGTGCATTAAAACTACCAGATACAATTGCTCAAATTGTAGCTCCTTTCGAAATGCCAAAGTTGGTAAAACCTGAATTTCCTGATCGAACAATTAATATAGAAAGTGTAGGGGCTCAACAAAATAAGCTTTGCACAAATATCATCCAGAAAGCAATAAATAAATTGAGTAGTAAAGGTGGGGGCACAGTTGTTGTCCCTGCCGGCCAATGGCTTACCGGACGTATAATTCTGAAGAGTAATGTAAACCTGCATCTGGATAAAGATGCCGAACTTCACTTTAGTGGTGATATAAAAGATTGTTTGCCAGTTGTGTTTACAAGAAATGAAGGTATAGAGCTATATTCGTTAGGAGCATTTATTTATGCTAACGGAGCAACAAATATTGCTTTAACCGGACAAGGGAAATTAGTAGGTCCTTCACGTGATTGTGAAATTCTTAAGAAACAAATGGAAGGTGTGGTAATCGAGAAATACATATCAACTCCGGTTGAGAAGCGAATTTTTGATGGAAAGGATGGAAAACCTGTATTTCTTCCAATGTTCTTTGCGCCGATGAACTGTAAAAACGTTTTTGTTGAAGGAGTAACCTTTGAGAAAACACTTTTCTGGAACGTGGTACCACAGTATTGCGAGAATGTAATTATACGTGGCATTACAGTAAACAGCGTAGGTATATTCAGAAGTGATGGTATAGATATAGACTCTTCAAAGAATATTCTGGTAGAATATTGTACGCTTGATTGTGGCGATGATTGTTTTACTCTAAAGTCCGGTCGTTGCGAAGATGGATTGCGGGTTAATAAACCATCCGAGAATATTATAATCCGTTATTGCCTGGCTAAACGGGGAGGTGGATCAGTAACTTGCGGAAGTGAAACTGCAGGAATGATAAGGAATATGTATGTACACGACTGCGTGTTTGATGGTACCAAAAATGGAATTCTTTTTAAAACACGACGCAATCGTGGTGGAGGAGGAGAGAACCTCTACTATGAACGTATTCGTCTGAATATACCCGGACCGGCTATTAAATGGGATATGCTTGGATCAAGTATGCATGTTGGTGAATTGGCTAACCGCTTGCCTGCTCGTAGTATAACTCCATTGACTCCATCATACAAGAATATTTTTATGAAGGATATTGTAATAGAGAACTGCGATAAATTTATCCGTGCAATAGGTATACCTGAAAAAAAGATTTCTAATGTAGTTATTGAAAACTGCAATGTTTCCTCAAAAGCACTTGTCGAAATCTCGGATGTTGACGGATTTGTAGTAAAGAATACTCAGATTAAAACAAACAATAGTGCAATGAATATTGCTGGTGCTAATAATATTATTTGGGATAACGTAAAGATTACAACTAAAGATTAG
- a CDS encoding tryptophanase: MELPFAESWKIKMIEPIRKSTREEREQWMKEAHYNVFQLNADQVYIDLLTDSGTGAMSDRQWSAMMLGDESYAGASSFYNMKEAITRITGFEYVLPTHQGRAAENVLFSCLIKEGDVCPGNSHFDTTKGHIEMRKAFAVDCTIDEAKDTQLEIPFKGNVDINKLEAVLKKDGCRVPFIIMTCTNNTSGGQPVSMQNLRETKALADKYGKKVIIDSARFAENAYFIKTREEGYAGKSIKEICLEMFSYADGMTMSAKKDAIVNMGGFIATNVQEWYDAAKVKNIIFEGYITYGGMNGRDMNALAVGLDENTEFDNLETRIKQVEYLGKKLDEYGIPYQRPAGGHAIFVDAPKVLTHVPKEQFPAQTLAVELYLEAGIRGCEIGYILADRDPVTRKNRFNGLDLLRLAIPRRVYTNNHMDVVAVALKNVFDRRESITKGMEIEWEAELMRHFTVKLKRAQ; the protein is encoded by the coding sequence ATGGAATTACCATTTGCAGAATCATGGAAGATTAAAATGATTGAACCTATCAGAAAGAGTACCCGCGAAGAACGCGAACAATGGATGAAGGAGGCACACTATAATGTTTTTCAACTAAACGCTGACCAGGTATATATTGATTTACTCACTGATTCCGGCACAGGAGCGATGAGCGACAGACAATGGTCGGCAATGATGCTGGGCGATGAAAGTTATGCGGGAGCATCTTCTTTTTATAATATGAAAGAGGCCATAACCCGAATTACAGGATTTGAATATGTGCTGCCCACGCATCAAGGAAGAGCTGCAGAGAATGTTTTATTCTCCTGCCTGATAAAAGAGGGAGATGTTTGTCCGGGTAACTCACATTTTGATACAACGAAGGGACATATTGAAATGAGAAAAGCGTTTGCAGTTGATTGTACAATTGATGAAGCAAAAGATACTCAGCTGGAAATACCTTTCAAAGGAAATGTAGATATCAACAAACTGGAGGCTGTTCTTAAGAAGGATGGCTGCAGGGTGCCGTTTATCATTATGACTTGTACAAATAACACTTCCGGTGGTCAGCCGGTTTCTATGCAGAATCTTCGCGAAACAAAAGCTTTGGCTGACAAATATGGCAAAAAGGTGATTATCGACTCAGCACGTTTTGCCGAGAATGCATACTTTATCAAAACCCGTGAAGAGGGATATGCCGGAAAGAGCATTAAGGAGATTTGCCTGGAGATGTTCTCTTATGCCGATGGAATGACTATGAGTGCCAAAAAGGATGCCATTGTTAACATGGGTGGTTTTATTGCCACGAATGTGCAGGAGTGGTACGATGCTGCCAAGGTTAAGAATATAATCTTTGAAGGATACATTACTTACGGTGGCATGAACGGACGTGATATGAATGCTTTGGCTGTGGGGCTTGATGAAAATACTGAGTTCGATAATCTGGAAACTCGCATTAAGCAGGTGGAATATCTGGGCAAGAAGCTGGATGAATATGGTATTCCTTACCAACGTCCGGCTGGTGGACATGCAATTTTTGTAGATGCTCCCAAAGTGCTGACTCATGTTCCGAAAGAGCAATTTCCTGCTCAGACATTAGCAGTAGAACTTTACCTGGAAGCAGGTATACGAGGATGTGAAATTGGTTATATTCTGGCAGACAGAGATCCGGTAACCCGGAAGAACCGTTTCAACGGACTTGACTTACTGCGACTGGCTATTCCCCGGCGTGTTTATACAAATAATCACATGGATGTTGTAGCAGTGGCTCTTAAGAATGTTTTCGACCGCAGGGAGTCAATCACCAAAGGAATGGAAATTGAATGGGAAGCTGAATTAATGAGACACTTTACCGTAAAGTTGAAAAGGGCTCAATAG
- a CDS encoding DNA-3-methyladenine glycosylase I translates to MEQNIEIQRCGWCGTDPLYVQYHDEEWGREVTDDHKMFEFLVLESSQAGLSWSTILKKRENYRKAFADFDVQKVAQFTTEDVDRLMQDSSIIRNKLKITSTISNARCYIEVQKEFGSFCSYLKNFLPEGKPIMNHWTSLDQIPASTELSDVISKDMKKRGFKFFGTTICYAHLQAVGYVNDHLEDCHYKFKD, encoded by the coding sequence ATGGAACAAAACATTGAAATACAACGGTGTGGATGGTGTGGCACTGATCCTTTATATGTGCAGTATCATGATGAAGAGTGGGGACGTGAAGTTACTGACGACCATAAGATGTTTGAGTTTCTTGTTTTAGAGAGTTCTCAGGCAGGATTAAGCTGGAGCACTATCCTGAAAAAACGCGAGAACTATCGTAAAGCGTTTGCCGATTTTGATGTGCAGAAAGTTGCTCAGTTTACAACGGAAGACGTTGACCGATTGATGCAGGATTCCAGTATTATCCGTAATAAACTGAAGATAACATCTACCATATCCAATGCCCGCTGCTATATTGAAGTTCAAAAAGAGTTTGGCAGTTTCTGTAGCTATTTAAAGAACTTCTTGCCGGAAGGAAAGCCAATTATGAACCATTGGACTTCATTAGATCAGATTCCTGCCTCCACAGAATTATCAGATGTTATCAGCAAGGATATGAAAAAGCGTGGATTCAAATTCTTTGGAACAACAATTTGTTATGCGCATTTACAAGCTGTAGGGTATGTAAATGATCATTTAGAAGATTGTCATTACAAATTCAAAGACTAA
- a CDS encoding RNA-binding protein, protein MNIYVSNLSYNTTSESLQELFAGLGEVTSANIINDRETGRSRGFGFVEMPNDEEGQKAIAALNETEFEGKTINVTVARPKTERSNSGYNNRGGNGGGYNRRRF, encoded by the coding sequence ATGAACATTTACGTATCGAATTTAAGCTACAACACTACAAGTGAGAGCTTACAAGAATTATTTGCAGGATTAGGTGAAGTTACTTCAGCTAATATTATCAATGACAGAGAAACTGGAAGATCTCGCGGTTTTGGCTTTGTTGAAATGCCAAACGACGAAGAAGGTCAAAAAGCAATCGCTGCATTGAATGAAACAGAGTTTGAAGGAAAGACAATCAACGTAACCGTTGCTCGCCCAAAAACAGAAAGAAGCAACAGTGGCTACAACAATCGTGGCGGAAACGGAGGCGGATATAATAGAAGACGCTTCTAA
- a CDS encoding cold shock domain-containing protein yields MAKSNSFNKRDLEKKKELKKQEKLKRKEERKANAGSGSFEDMIAYVDENGVITSTPPDPENKQEINIEDIAVSTPKKEDVVEETVFKGQVEHFNQEKGFGFIKRTGSMEKYFFHISNAPASIAKGNMVTFELERDVRGISAVKIALDK; encoded by the coding sequence ATGGCAAAATCGAATTCATTTAACAAAAGAGACTTAGAAAAGAAAAAAGAGTTAAAAAAACAAGAAAAGCTAAAACGCAAAGAAGAGCGCAAGGCTAATGCTGGTAGTGGATCATTTGAAGATATGATAGCTTATGTTGACGAAAATGGCGTTATTACCAGTACCCCTCCTGACCCTGAAAACAAACAGGAAATTAATATTGAAGACATTGCTGTTTCTACTCCAAAGAAAGAGGATGTGGTAGAAGAAACTGTATTTAAAGGACAGGTAGAGCACTTTAACCAGGAAAAAGGATTTGGTTTCATTAAACGAACAGGAAGTATGGAAAAGTATTTTTTCCATATAAGTAATGCCCCTGCTTCAATTGCAAAAGGAAATATGGTTACATTTGAGCTGGAACGTGATGTCAGAGGCATTAGTGCCGTGAAAATCGCTCTTGACAAATAA
- a CDS encoding type 1 glutamine amidotransferase family protein yields MNKKVHIFLFDGFSDWEISYLTPEINKSEKFEIVYFSKDGKPVVSMGGLKITPDISFAEVDANDIDLLVLPGGVAWEKGENNELNQFTKSVFEKGKLIAAICAATAYLGQLGILDRVKHTSNDLNYLKAVAPQYSGESNYVNSPAVSDKNIITANGIATIEFAKEIFEKIGLFEKNDIEKWFQLFKNGIWSE; encoded by the coding sequence ATGAACAAAAAAGTACACATATTCCTATTCGACGGATTCTCCGATTGGGAAATATCTTATCTTACACCAGAGATTAACAAGAGCGAGAAGTTTGAAATAGTTTATTTCTCAAAAGACGGAAAACCTGTGGTATCTATGGGCGGACTGAAAATTACACCAGACATTTCGTTTGCTGAAGTAGATGCTAATGATATTGATTTATTGGTTTTACCCGGTGGTGTGGCATGGGAAAAGGGAGAAAATAATGAGTTGAACCAATTCACGAAGAGTGTCTTTGAAAAGGGAAAACTAATAGCTGCTATTTGTGCGGCAACCGCTTACTTAGGACAGCTGGGCATTCTAGACAGGGTAAAGCATACCAGCAATGACCTTAATTATTTAAAAGCAGTTGCTCCGCAATATTCCGGTGAGAGTAATTATGTAAATTCACCGGCTGTGAGCGATAAGAATATTATCACAGCTAATGGAATTGCTACAATTGAATTTGCGAAAGAGATATTTGAGAAAATCGGCTTATTTGAAAAAAATGATATTGAAAAATGGTTCCAACTGTTCAAAAACGGGATATGGAGCGAATAA
- a CDS encoding ATP-binding protein: MLNTENIKSLIDNGEGYNVEFKVRVPSKVRELTEEICAFANAEGGYLLIGVDDNGNIAGINIENDKRSAIQGSISEISPSLHCEMYAADIDNKSVWVIEVPSGKDKPYIFSGSIFVREGANSQKLRTVEEMRSFFQECNKIFFDHIPCPKFNIYTESDEQNIKDFRRESKLSPETPDKQIFENLMLFNEKGVAKNAAAMFFGKHPENMFPHVVVRCVLFKGTTKVYIIDDKTFGGPLYQQYLQAMAWLESKLQVAYKIEGPGPREEIWEIPLTVFKEAIINALSHRDYYEQGATIMIEMFDDRVEVSNPGGLLPIVAKDFGHKSMTRNPLIFGLFTRMHLVEKVASGIPRMKEAMKEAGLPEPEFNTNGIFTAVFKRQIKNYATDDIVNGIVNGIVNENEQAIKNLLKAKPGLNASEIAVSISKSWRTTMRYLKLLNEKGVIEFRGAPKTGGYYLKK, encoded by the coding sequence ATGTTGAATACAGAAAATATTAAATCACTCATTGATAACGGAGAAGGCTATAACGTAGAATTCAAGGTTCGAGTACCCTCGAAAGTTCGCGAGCTGACAGAAGAAATATGCGCCTTTGCAAATGCAGAAGGAGGATACTTACTTATAGGAGTTGATGATAACGGCAATATAGCAGGAATAAATATTGAAAATGATAAACGATCTGCTATTCAAGGCTCTATAAGTGAAATATCTCCATCACTCCATTGTGAAATGTATGCTGCGGATATTGACAATAAGTCAGTTTGGGTAATTGAAGTACCATCAGGCAAAGACAAACCTTATATATTTTCTGGTTCAATCTTTGTTCGTGAGGGTGCAAATTCTCAAAAGCTACGTACAGTTGAAGAAATGCGAAGTTTCTTTCAGGAATGTAACAAGATATTTTTTGATCACATCCCTTGCCCTAAATTCAACATTTATACAGAATCTGACGAACAAAATATAAAGGACTTTCGTAGAGAATCCAAACTTAGTCCAGAAACACCAGATAAACAGATTTTCGAGAATCTAATGCTATTCAATGAAAAGGGTGTAGCTAAGAACGCCGCAGCAATGTTCTTCGGCAAGCATCCCGAAAATATGTTTCCTCATGTTGTTGTGAGATGCGTTCTTTTCAAGGGTACAACAAAAGTATATATCATAGACGATAAAACTTTTGGCGGCCCACTATACCAACAATACTTGCAAGCAATGGCATGGTTGGAAAGCAAACTCCAAGTGGCCTACAAAATTGAAGGCCCCGGACCAAGAGAAGAGATTTGGGAAATTCCTCTAACCGTATTCAAGGAAGCTATTATAAACGCCTTATCTCACCGTGACTATTACGAGCAAGGTGCAACCATTATGATAGAGATGTTCGATGACCGAGTAGAAGTTTCAAACCCTGGAGGACTGTTACCGATTGTAGCCAAAGATTTCGGCCACAAGAGTATGACACGCAATCCATTGATATTTGGGTTGTTTACTCGTATGCATCTAGTTGAAAAAGTTGCTTCCGGCATTCCTCGCATGAAGGAAGCTATGAAAGAAGCAGGCTTACCTGAGCCTGAATTTAATACTAATGGGATTTTTACGGCTGTGTTTAAACGTCAAATAAAGAACTATGCCACTGATGACATAGTAAATGGCATAGTAAATGGCATAGTAAACGAGAATGAACAAGCAATAAAAAACCTACTTAAAGCTAAACCGGGATTAAATGCTTCTGAAATAGCTGTAAGTATTTCTAAAAGTTGGCGAACTACTATGCGCTATCTTAAATTATTGAATGAAAAAGGAGTGATAGAGTTTAGAGGAGCTCCGAAAACAGGAGGATATTATTTAAAGAAATAA
- a CDS encoding sugar O-acetyltransferase, with product MTDIEKMAAGEVYWGFNPDFEPLLDKGQDFCFQYNQAPPSDKDRKRCLLEGFLRKVGRNVLPNSPINIDLGNMEIGDDTIINFNFVALDEALIKIGNNCFIGPNCSIYTVVHSLTVEERNQGYMYAKPVTINNNCWLGGSVTVLPGVTIGEGSVIGAGSVVTKDIPAGVLAYGNPCKVIRPIEKAAEKDKSDK from the coding sequence ATGACAGACATAGAGAAAATGGCTGCCGGGGAAGTTTATTGGGGCTTCAACCCGGATTTCGAGCCACTATTAGACAAAGGGCAGGATTTTTGTTTCCAGTACAACCAGGCACCCCCATCGGATAAAGATCGTAAGCGTTGCTTGTTGGAAGGATTTCTACGAAAAGTAGGTCGTAATGTTCTTCCCAACAGTCCTATAAATATAGATCTCGGCAATATGGAAATTGGAGACGATACCATTATCAACTTCAATTTTGTAGCGTTGGACGAAGCACTAATCAAAATTGGCAATAACTGCTTTATTGGTCCTAATTGTTCCATCTACACTGTAGTGCACTCGCTTACAGTTGAAGAGAGAAATCAGGGATATATGTATGCCAAACCGGTTACAATAAACAATAATTGCTGGTTGGGCGGTAGCGTAACAGTACTTCCCGGAGTAACCATTGGCGAAGGTTCAGTAATTGGTGCAGGCAGTGTAGTTACAAAAGATATTCCTGCAGGTGTGCTTGCGTACGGCAATCCCTGCAAAGTAATCAGGCCTATTGAAAAGGCTGCCGAAAAAGACAAAAGCGACAAATAA